One window from the genome of Moraxella nasibovis encodes:
- a CDS encoding valine--pyruvate transaminase — MKFSKFGEKFTKNSGILQLMDDLGNALNSPNPINMLGGGNPAVIDEVNRAYQQTLANIVHEQSALESVANYSTPQGDAKFIDTLVEFFNRHYDWGLTAQNIVLTNGSQNGFFYLFNLFSGQFADGEKSILLPMASEYVGYADAHIDGVHFVSVPPIIEEVEHEGRGGFFKYCVDFDKLESLPELAAGKIGAICCSRPTNPTGNVLTDDEMARLKVLAKKYDIPLIVDNAYGEPFPNIIHAHTSLTWDNQTILCFSLSKIGLPGARTGIIVANTDVVKAVSAMNAIINLSPVRFGAAIATPLFADDTIINLAKDHIRPFYAKQTAFAIRLLKEQFADLPVKIHKPEGAIFLWVWFADLPVSTTKLYELLKEKGTLIIPSEHFFIGIDKKNYPHARQCIRLSIAQSDETLTKGIATIGEVVRTLYEQEKSA, encoded by the coding sequence ATGAAATTTTCAAAATTTGGCGAAAAATTCACCAAAAATAGCGGTATTTTACAACTGATGGACGATTTGGGCAATGCACTCAATTCGCCCAATCCCATCAATATGCTGGGTGGTGGTAATCCTGCGGTCATTGATGAAGTCAATCGGGCGTATCAGCAGACGCTGGCGAATATTGTTCATGAGCAATCCGCCCTAGAAAGTGTGGCGAATTATTCCACGCCACAAGGCGATGCTAAGTTCATTGACACGCTGGTTGAGTTTTTTAATCGCCATTATGATTGGGGTTTGACTGCTCAAAATATTGTTTTAACCAATGGCTCACAAAACGGCTTTTTTTATTTGTTCAACTTATTTTCTGGGCAATTTGCCGACGGCGAAAAGTCCATTTTGTTGCCGATGGCGTCAGAATATGTTGGCTATGCGGACGCTCATATTGATGGCGTGCATTTTGTCTCCGTGCCGCCGATTATTGAAGAAGTGGAGCATGAAGGGCGGGGTGGGTTTTTTAAGTATTGCGTGGACTTTGATAAATTGGAAAGTTTGCCAGAGCTTGCAGCGGGTAAGATTGGGGCGATTTGTTGCTCACGCCCAACCAACCCAACGGGCAATGTACTGACCGATGATGAGATGGCTCGTTTAAAAGTGCTTGCCAAAAAATACGACATTCCGTTGATTGTTGATAATGCGTATGGCGAGCCATTTCCGAACATCATTCACGCTCATACGAGTCTGACTTGGGATAATCAGACGATTTTGTGCTTTAGCTTGTCCAAAATCGGTCTGCCAGGGGCGAGAACGGGTATCATCGTGGCAAATACCGATGTCGTAAAAGCGGTGAGTGCGATGAATGCCATCATTAACTTATCGCCTGTGCGGTTTGGGGCGGCGATTGCCACGCCGTTATTTGCTGATGATACCATCATCAATCTTGCCAAAGACCACATTCGCCCATTTTATGCCAAGCAGACGGCATTTGCCATTAGGTTGCTAAAAGAGCAATTTGCTGATCTGCCAGTAAAAATTCACAAGCCAGAAGGGGCGATTTTCTTATGGGTGTGGTTTGCTGACTTGCCAGTGTCCACCACCAAACTCTATGAGCTACTCAAAGAAAAAGGCACGCTGATTATCCCAAGCGAGCATTTTTTTATTGGGATTGACAAAAAGAATTATCCACACGCAAGGCAATGCATTCGCCTATCCATCGCTCAAAGTGATGAGACCTTGACTAAGGGTATTGCTACGATTGGCGAGGTGGTGCGAACGCTTTATGAGCAAGAAAAGTCCGCTTAA
- a CDS encoding RidA family protein, translated as MNQITKLDSNETITEIAVYNGVAYLAGQVPDDDSLDIVGQTREVLANIDKALAKAGTDKSKLLTAQVFIKDLNDFDKFNAEYKTWIQGFVPPTRATVQANLVNPKWLVEIVVTAAI; from the coding sequence ATGAACCAAATCACCAAACTAGACAGCAATGAAACCATCACCGAAATCGCCGTTTATAATGGTGTGGCATATCTGGCAGGGCAAGTGCCTGATGATGATAGCTTGGACATCGTTGGGCAAACTCGTGAAGTGCTTGCCAATATTGATAAGGCTTTGGCAAAAGCAGGCACGGACAAATCTAAACTACTCACCGCCCAAGTATTTATCAAAGATTTAAATGATTTTGATAAATTTAATGCCGAATACAAAACATGGATACAGGGTTTTGTACCGCCCACTCGTGCCACCGTACAGGCAAATTTGGTCAATCCAAAATGGCTTGTGGAAATCGTGGTAACGGCAGCGATTTAA
- a CDS encoding LysR family transcriptional regulator, whose product MLFVEHMTLFVAVVRNKSFSKTALQFDIAQSSLSRKISELENHLGLKLIHRTTRKLELTEAGQFYFERAVAIVDETERTHQAMSGLKLEPEGVLKLSVNNEIGDWLTEILPTFYQKYPKIRLHIDVSAHKTDLLTGGVDMVVRAGEPTEGHYIIHPLTQTAMAMYASQSYLDAHGTPATPDELHAHRCLSYLGLPTWTLIHGDQTAVIHTTPICQSNDFGLLAELARQGLGIVLLPTIAKQKTGLVPVLVDWQESMIPIVMLTATRLLPIKVRCMIEFLQAHAHHFENHQI is encoded by the coding sequence ATGCTGTTTGTGGAACATATGACCTTATTTGTGGCAGTGGTTAGAAACAAAAGTTTTTCCAAAACCGCCTTGCAATTTGACATTGCTCAGTCCAGTTTATCTCGTAAAATCAGCGAGTTAGAAAATCATCTTGGACTAAAACTCATTCACCGCACCACCCGAAAACTTGAACTGACCGAAGCGGGGCAATTTTATTTTGAACGGGCGGTGGCGATTGTGGACGAAACCGAACGCACCCACCAAGCGATGAGCGGTCTAAAATTAGAGCCAGAAGGCGTGTTAAAACTGTCGGTAAACAATGAAATTGGCGATTGGCTGACCGAAATTTTGCCCACTTTTTACCAAAAATACCCCAAAATTCGCCTGCACATTGATGTTTCCGCCCACAAAACCGACCTTTTGACGGGCGGTGTGGATATGGTGGTGAGGGCAGGAGAACCCACCGAAGGGCATTATATCATCCACCCTTTGACCCAGACAGCAATGGCGATGTACGCCAGTCAAAGCTACCTTGATGCTCATGGCACACCTGCCACGCCTGACGAACTGCACGCCCATCGCTGTCTAAGTTATTTGGGGTTGCCAACTTGGACGCTGATTCATGGCGACCAAACCGCCGTCATTCACACCACCCCCATCTGCCAATCTAATGATTTTGGACTGCTGGCAGAGCTGGCTCGTCAAGGGCTGGGTATCGTGCTACTGCCCACGATTGCCAAGCAAAAAACGGGGCTTGTCCCCGTACTGGTAGATTGGCAAGAATCCATGATACCCATCGTCATGCTGACAGCCACTCGCCTGCTCCCCATCAAGGTGCGGTGTATGATTGAGTTTTTACAGGCACACGCCCACCATTTTGAAAATCACCAAATTTAA
- a CDS encoding DoxX family protein, which translates to MNTSKFDILAPIVLSILRIVTGYAFFLHGTAKAFGFPVDNTAYLGGNWFSLMGMATILELVGGILIMVGFLTRPTAFILSGQMAAAYFMMHASIFPLANGGEPAMLFSFIFLYLAVAGGGSLSLDNLFNKKVMGELKK; encoded by the coding sequence ATGAATACTTCAAAATTTGACATCCTTGCCCCAATCGTTTTATCAATCCTGCGTATTGTAACAGGCTATGCCTTTTTCTTGCACGGCACGGCAAAGGCATTTGGTTTCCCTGTGGATAATACCGCTTATTTGGGCGGAAATTGGTTTTCCTTAATGGGAATGGCGACCATTTTAGAATTGGTTGGTGGTATTTTGATTATGGTTGGTTTTTTAACGCGTCCGACTGCGTTTATTTTGTCAGGACAAATGGCGGCAGCCTATTTTATGATGCACGCATCAATTTTCCCGCTTGCCAATGGCGGCGAACCTGCGATGCTATTTAGCTTTATTTTCTTGTATTTGGCGGTAGCAGGGGGCGGAAGTTTGTCTTTGGATAATTTGTTTAATAAAAAAGTGATGGGTGAGTTGAAGAAGTGA
- the ygiD gene encoding 4,5-DOPA dioxygenase extradiol: MKTPALFVGHGSPMNALDANAPINQGFADIVQKFAKPTAILCISAHWYEPSLQVQSGENPPLIYDFYGFPDELYQVAYPAKGSPSLAKRVGELLSDGDKPLIFNDNRGYDHGAWAVLKHLYPDADIPVVQLSLDSTKSAEWHWALAQKLRPLRDEGVLILGSGDIVHNLRLASFAHIDTQGVGYEWAFDFADRINQAIENQDKNTLVHFEKLGEPARLSVPTPEHYLPLLYVLAQRDEDDPVLLFNDWLVAGSLSMTSVLVG, translated from the coding sequence ATGAAAACCCCAGCCCTTTTTGTCGGACACGGTAGCCCAATGAATGCCCTTGACGCCAACGCCCCAATCAATCAAGGCTTTGCCGACATTGTCCAAAAATTTGCCAAACCGACCGCCATTTTGTGTATTTCCGCCCATTGGTATGAGCCGTCATTACAGGTTCAAAGTGGCGAAAATCCGCCTTTGATTTATGATTTTTATGGCTTTCCTGATGAGTTGTACCAAGTGGCGTACCCCGCCAAAGGCTCGCCAAGCCTTGCCAAACGGGTGGGCGAGCTGTTGTCCGATGGCGATAAGCCCTTGATTTTTAATGACAATCGTGGCTATGACCACGGAGCGTGGGCGGTGTTAAAGCACCTTTATCCTGATGCCGACATTCCTGTGGTGCAGTTGTCCCTTGACAGCACCAAGTCCGCCGAGTGGCATTGGGCGTTGGCTCAAAAATTACGCCCCTTACGAGACGAAGGCGTGCTGATTTTGGGTAGTGGCGACATTGTGCATAATTTACGCTTGGCAAGTTTTGCCCACATTGACACACAAGGGGTGGGCTATGAGTGGGCATTTGATTTTGCTGATAGGATTAACCAAGCCATTGAAAATCAAGATAAAAATACTTTGGTGCATTTTGAAAAATTGGGCGAACCTGCTCGTCTGTCCGTGCCAACGCCCGAGCATTATTTACCCCTGTTGTATGTGCTGGCTCAGCGAGATGAAGACGATCCTGTGCTACTATTTAACGATTGGTTGGTGGCAGGTTCGCTGAGTATGACGAGTGTGCTTGTGGGATAA
- a CDS encoding D-amino acid dehydrogenase translates to MHILVLGGGVIGTTTAYYLAKSGAKVTVIERQADVSEETSFGNAGQISPGYSTPWAAPKIPQKAAKWLMQKHAPLAIRPDGTSFQLAWMRQMLSNCNASRYKINKERMMRVAEYSRDCIRSLRDEIGINYEHRTGGTLQVFRKPAQLEAMKLDTKVLDECGVPYEVLDKDGLINAEPALAHATANLLGGLRLPNDETGDCNLFTKRLAEHSKTLGVEFKFNTTIEKIITNNQKVTGVIANGETLTADGFVLALGSYSRAMAKDLGLHLPVYPVKGYSLTVPIVDETKAPISTVLDETYKIAITRFDNRIRVGGMAELSGFDKSLNPARRATLEMVTKDLFDGGDLANAKFWTGLRPMTPDGTPIIGATKFDNLFINTGHGTLGWTMACGSGKLLSDIIMSKQTKISIDGLNIDRYR, encoded by the coding sequence ATGCACATTTTAGTCTTGGGCGGCGGCGTGATTGGCACAACCACCGCTTATTATTTGGCAAAATCTGGGGCAAAAGTCACCGTCATCGAGCGCCAAGCTGATGTCAGCGAGGAGACAAGCTTTGGCAATGCAGGGCAAATCTCCCCTGGCTACTCAACGCCTTGGGCGGCGCCAAAAATCCCACAAAAGGCGGCAAAATGGCTCATGCAAAAACACGCGCCACTTGCCATTCGCCCAGATGGCACGAGCTTTCAGCTGGCGTGGATGCGTCAAATGCTGTCCAACTGCAACGCCAGCCGATACAAGATTAACAAAGAACGCATGATGCGAGTGGCAGAGTACAGTCGTGATTGCATCCGCTCGCTCCGTGATGAGATTGGCATTAATTACGAACACCGCACAGGTGGCACTTTGCAGGTGTTTAGAAAGCCTGCTCAGCTAGAAGCGATGAAACTTGACACCAAAGTTCTGGACGAATGCGGCGTACCTTATGAAGTCTTGGACAAGGACGGACTTATCAATGCCGAGCCTGCCCTTGCCCACGCCACAGCCAATCTGTTGGGCGGACTACGCTTACCCAATGATGAAACGGGCGACTGTAATTTATTCACCAAACGCCTTGCCGAACACTCTAAAACTTTGGGCGTAGAATTTAAATTTAACACCACCATCGAAAAAATCATCACCAATAATCAAAAAGTAACAGGCGTCATTGCCAATGGCGAAACTTTGACGGCAGACGGTTTTGTCTTGGCATTAGGCAGTTATTCTCGGGCGATGGCAAAGGATTTAGGGCTTCATTTGCCTGTTTATCCTGTCAAGGGTTATTCTTTGACCGTGCCAATCGTGGACGAAACAAAAGCACCCATTTCTACCGTGCTCGATGAGACTTACAAAATCGCCATTACTCGCTTTGATAATCGCATTCGTGTGGGTGGTATGGCGGAATTGTCAGGCTTTGACAAATCCCTAAACCCTGCTCGCCGTGCCACGCTAGAAATGGTAACCAAAGATTTGTTTGATGGTGGCGACTTGGCGAATGCCAAATTTTGGACAGGACTTCGCCCAATGACTCCAGACGGTACGCCGATTATCGGAGCGACCAAGTTTGATAATCTATTTATCAACACAGGACACGGCACGCTCGGCTGGACGATGGCGTGTGGCTCTGGTAAATTATTAAGCGATATTATTATGAGCAAACAGACCAAGATTAGTATTGATGGCTTAAATATTGACCGTTATCGGTAA
- the thiC gene encoding phosphomethylpyrimidine synthase ThiC, whose product MSQTANQTPTDIINQHEQDAKDLTRILPASRKVYVQGSRPDIRVPFREISLTDTPTGLAKDGYEKNEPILVYDTSGVYTDPDINIDLNQGLPKLRENWIDERNDTEILPNLSSEFGRQRLNDIRTENIRFAHISKPRRAKTGKNVTQLHYARAGIITPEMEYIAIRENQKQRAGVDTRQHQGENFGANNLREITPEFVRSEVAMGRAIIPCNINHPECEPMIIGRNFLVKINANIGNSALGSSIDEEVAKMTWATRWGADTIMDLSTGKNIHETREWIIRNSPVPIGTVPIYQALEKVNGVAEDLTWEIFKDTLIEQAEQGVDYFTIHAGVLLRYVPLTANRLTGIVSRGGSIMAQWCLAHHQENFLYTHFDEICEIMKAYDVSFSLGDGLRPGCIQDANDEAQFSELKTLGELTKRAWEHDVQVMIEGPGHVPMHMIKENMELQLEHCGEAPFYTLGPLVTDIAPAYDHITSAIGAAMIGWYGTAMLCYVTPKEHLGLPNKKDVKDGIITYKIAAHAADLAKGHPSAQVRDNALSKARFEFRWEDQFNLALDPDSARSMHDETMPKEAHKSAHFCSMCGPKFCSMKITQNVREYAKGMEEMKEKFAESGGELYKAV is encoded by the coding sequence ATGAGCCAAACCGCAAATCAAACCCCAACCGACATCATCAACCAGCATGAACAAGATGCCAAAGATTTAACTCGCATTTTGCCCGCATCTCGTAAAGTCTATGTACAAGGTTCACGCCCTGACATTCGTGTGCCATTTCGTGAAATTTCCCTAACCGATACACCAACAGGTCTCGCCAAAGACGGCTATGAAAAAAACGAGCCGATTTTGGTTTATGATACATCAGGCGTTTATACCGACCCCGATATAAACATTGATTTAAATCAAGGCTTGCCTAAATTGCGTGAAAACTGGATTGATGAACGAAATGACACCGAAATTTTGCCAAATTTATCATCAGAATTTGGGCGACAGCGTCTAAATGACATTCGCACCGAAAATATTCGTTTTGCCCACATCTCTAAGCCACGCCGAGCCAAAACAGGCAAAAATGTCACCCAACTGCACTACGCACGAGCGGGCATTATCACCCCTGAAATGGAATACATTGCCATTCGTGAAAACCAAAAACAGCGTGCAGGTGTCGATACTCGCCAGCATCAAGGCGAGAATTTTGGGGCGAATAATTTGCGTGAAATTACCCCTGAATTTGTGCGTTCTGAGGTGGCGATGGGGCGTGCGATTATTCCGTGTAATATCAACCATCCAGAATGCGAGCCGATGATTATTGGGCGAAATTTTTTGGTCAAAATCAACGCCAATATTGGTAACTCCGCTCTTGGCTCGTCCATTGATGAAGAAGTTGCCAAAATGACTTGGGCGACTCGTTGGGGAGCCGATACCATTATGGATTTATCAACAGGGAAAAATATTCACGAAACACGAGAATGGATTATTCGTAATTCGCCTGTACCGATTGGCACCGTGCCGATTTATCAGGCGCTTGAAAAAGTGAATGGCGTGGCGGAAGATTTAACTTGGGAGATTTTTAAAGATACGCTCATTGAGCAAGCCGAGCAAGGCGTGGATTATTTTACCATTCACGCAGGCGTTCTGCTCCGCTATGTGCCACTTACCGCCAATCGTTTGACGGGCATTGTCTCTCGTGGCGGTTCGATTATGGCTCAATGGTGCTTGGCTCATCATCAGGAGAATTTTCTTTATACCCATTTTGATGAGATTTGCGAGATTATGAAAGCCTATGATGTGTCATTTAGTTTGGGCGATGGCTTGCGACCAGGCTGTATCCAAGATGCCAATGACGAGGCTCAATTTAGCGAATTAAAAACCTTAGGCGAGCTGACAAAACGAGCGTGGGAGCATGATGTACAAGTGATGATTGAAGGACCAGGACACGTTCCCATGCACATGATTAAGGAGAATATGGAGTTGCAGCTTGAACATTGTGGCGAAGCTCCGTTTTATACGCTAGGACCGCTTGTTACCGACATCGCCCCTGCCTATGACCATATCACCAGTGCAATTGGGGCGGCGATGATTGGTTGGTATGGCACGGCAATGCTGTGTTATGTCACGCCAAAAGAGCATTTGGGCTTACCGAATAAAAAAGATGTCAAAGACGGCATCATCACTTATAAAATCGCTGCTCACGCCGCCGACCTTGCCAAAGGGCATCCGTCTGCCCAAGTGCGTGATAATGCTCTGTCGAAAGCTCGTTTTGAGTTTCGTTGGGAAGACCAATTTAATTTGGCATTAGACCCAGATTCGGCTCGTAGTATGCACGATGAAACCATGCCAAAAGAGGCTCATAAATCGGCTCATTTTTGCTCGATGTGTGGTCCAAAGTTTTGCTCGATGAAAATTACCCAAAATGTGCGTGAGTATGCCAAAGGTATGGAAGAAATGAAAGAGAAATTTGCCGAAAGTGGCGGAGAGTTGTACAAGGCAGTGTGA
- a CDS encoding ABC transporter ATP-binding protein, producing the protein MSLFSYFERKIDPYPDSPMPTMTRGKLLAFLWACSEGARVWIFIRMVLSVLLGVFGSLLFAWAGDVVDWLTVYTPSTLWQEKGQVIMMMLGLCVLSIIGEFVGNLVRFQVLQGVLPMRLRWWFHKHMLGQSMQFYHDEFSGRVSAKVMQTALSVRDTIMTMAEMVAFVSAYLITSGVILLGLDIWLFVPFVLWLMVVAAMMRFFLPRLRQSASSQADARALMTGRVTDAYANIGAVKLFSHSQRELRYAKSAMQEFMLTVHTQMRWVSVLGTTTETVSLLMIVGSTAIGVYLWMVGEVTVGAIAVATGIALRLKAMIQWIMWEMASLFEHIGTVQDGMSTLTTPHAITDKADAKVLNAQRGEIVFDGVAFNYGKTDDKAGLLNDFHLSIRAGEKVGLVGKSGAGKSTLVNLLLRFYEVQSGQICIDGQDISGVTQESLRQNIGMVTQDTSLLHRTVRENIAYGRPNATDDEIIAAAKAAHAWDFIQTLQDKHGNTGLDTQVGERGVKLSGGQRQRIAIARVMLKNAPILLLDEATSALDSEVEHAITQSLDDMMADKTVIAIAHRLSTIASMDRLVVMDQGRIVEMGSHEELIAKNGIYAGLWARQSGGFLGEV; encoded by the coding sequence ATGTCCTTATTTTCTTATTTTGAACGCAAGATTGACCCTTATCCAGACAGTCCCATGCCGACCATGACTCGTGGCAAATTGCTGGCTTTTTTGTGGGCGTGCAGTGAAGGGGCGAGAGTGTGGATTTTTATTCGCATGGTGCTTTCGGTGCTTTTGGGGGTGTTTGGCTCGCTTTTGTTTGCTTGGGCAGGTGATGTGGTGGATTGGCTGACGGTCTATACGCCAAGCACGCTGTGGCAGGAAAAGGGGCAGGTCATCATGATGATGTTGGGGCTGTGCGTGCTGTCAATTATCGGCGAGTTTGTGGGTAATTTGGTGCGATTTCAGGTGCTACAAGGCGTGCTACCCATGCGACTGCGTTGGTGGTTTCATAAGCACATGCTCGGTCAGTCCATGCAGTTTTATCATGATGAATTTTCTGGGCGAGTGTCAGCCAAGGTCATGCAAACGGCGTTGTCGGTGCGTGATACCATCATGACGATGGCAGAGATGGTGGCGTTCGTGTCGGCGTATCTGATCACCAGTGGTGTGATTTTGCTGGGTTTGGATATTTGGCTGTTTGTGCCGTTTGTGCTGTGGCTGATGGTGGTGGCTGCGATGATGAGATTCTTCTTGCCACGTCTAAGGCAGTCGGCAAGCAGTCAGGCGGACGCTCGTGCCTTAATGACAGGGCGAGTAACGGACGCTTATGCCAACATCGGTGCGGTGAAATTGTTCAGTCACTCTCAGCGTGAGCTTCGCTATGCCAAGTCCGCCATGCAAGAATTTATGCTGACTGTGCATACACAAATGCGGTGGGTGTCGGTGCTGGGGACGACCACAGAGACGGTGTCGCTTTTGATGATTGTCGGTAGCACGGCGATTGGTGTGTATCTGTGGATGGTGGGCGAGGTAACGGTGGGTGCGATCGCTGTGGCGACTGGCATTGCACTGCGTCTAAAAGCCATGATTCAGTGGATCATGTGGGAGATGGCAAGCCTGTTTGAACACATCGGTACGGTGCAAGACGGCATGAGTACGCTGACCACGCCACACGCCATTACTGACAAGGCAGATGCCAAAGTGTTGAACGCTCAGCGTGGCGAGATTGTCTTTGATGGTGTGGCGTTTAATTATGGCAAAACGGACGATAAAGCTGGTCTGTTGAATGATTTTCATCTGTCCATTCGTGCAGGCGAGAAAGTGGGGCTGGTGGGTAAATCTGGTGCTGGCAAATCCACTTTGGTCAATCTTTTGCTTAGATTTTATGAGGTGCAAAGCGGTCAAATCTGCATTGATGGGCAGGACATCAGTGGCGTTACCCAAGAATCTTTACGCCAAAACATCGGCATGGTAACCCAAGACACATCGCTCCTTCATCGCACCGTGCGAGAGAACATCGCCTACGGTCGCCCTAATGCGACTGACGATGAGATTATCGCGGCGGCAAAGGCGGCACACGCTTGGGATTTTATCCAGACGCTACAAGACAAGCACGGCAACACAGGGCTTGATACGCAAGTGGGCGAGCGTGGTGTCAAACTCTCTGGCGGACAACGCCAACGCATCGCCATCGCACGAGTAATGCTCAAAAACGCTCCGATTTTGCTCCTTGACGAGGCGACGAGTGCCCTTGACAGCGAAGTGGAACACGCCATCACCCAAAGCCTAGACGACATGATGGCGGACAAGACGGTGATTGCCATCGCCCATCGTTTATCCACCATCGCAAGCATGGATAGGCTGGTGGTCATGGATCAAGGACGAATCGTTGAGATGGGTAGTCATGAGGAACTGATCGCCAAAAATGGCATTTATGCAGGGCTGTGGGCAAGGCAAAGTGGCGGATTTTTGGGGGAGGTTTGA
- the def gene encoding peptide deformylase, producing MAILPILHYPDPRLRTVAEEVTVIDDTIKTLIKDMFETMYDARGIGLAATQVDRHVQVVTMDLAKDGEEPQPKVYINPKVTPLTEELVPYQEGCLSIPEVYDTVERPARVRIDALDENGQAFSVDADGLLAVCIQHELDHLKGIVFVDYLSRLKQDRARDKVRKVIAKRG from the coding sequence ATGGCAATTTTACCAATTTTACACTACCCAGACCCACGCCTGCGGACGGTCGCCGAAGAAGTCACCGTCATTGACGACACCATCAAGACACTCATCAAAGATATGTTTGAGACCATGTATGACGCACGAGGCATTGGGCTTGCGGCAACGCAGGTAGATAGGCATGTGCAAGTGGTTACGATGGATTTGGCAAAAGATGGCGAAGAGCCACAGCCCAAGGTCTATATCAACCCTAAAGTAACGCCACTGACCGAAGAGCTTGTTCCTTATCAAGAGGGCTGTCTGTCCATTCCAGAAGTGTATGACACGGTGGAACGCCCTGCTCGTGTGCGGATTGATGCTTTGGACGAAAATGGGCAGGCGTTCAGCGTGGATGCTGACGGGCTGCTGGCGGTGTGCATTCAGCACGAGCTGGATCATTTAAAGGGCATTGTGTTTGTGGATTATCTTTCTCGCCTAAAACAAGACCGCGCGCGTGATAAAGTGCGCAAAGTCATTGCCAAAAGAGGCTAG
- the hisB gene encoding imidazoleglycerol-phosphate dehydratase HisB: MTTPRTAQITRNTAETQISVFLNIDGTGVGNIDTGVPFLDHMLEQITRHGLFDLDVKCVGDTHIDDHHSVEDTGIAIGQALKIALGDKKGIRRYGHFYAPLDESLSRVVVDISGRPSLHMDVPFTRAYVGKLDVDLFSEFFYGLVNNAGITLHIDNLKGKNSHHQIESVFKALARALRMACEIDERAGGRLPSTKEML, translated from the coding sequence ATGACTACACCACGCACCGCCCAGATTACTCGTAATACCGCCGAAACTCAAATCAGCGTTTTTCTCAATATTGACGGCACAGGCGTGGGCAATATTGACACTGGCGTGCCGTTTTTGGATCACATGCTTGAGCAGATTACCAGACACGGGCTGTTTGATTTGGATGTCAAATGCGTGGGTGATACGCACATTGACGACCATCACAGCGTTGAAGATACAGGCATTGCCATCGGTCAGGCGTTAAAAATCGCATTGGGCGACAAAAAGGGTATTCGCCGTTATGGGCATTTTTATGCACCACTTGATGAGAGCCTAAGCCGTGTGGTGGTGGATATTTCAGGTCGTCCAAGCCTGCATATGGATGTGCCATTTACTCGTGCTTATGTGGGCAAATTGGATGTGGATTTGTTCAGTGAGTTTTTCTACGGTTTGGTCAATAATGCTGGCATTACTCTGCATATTGACAATCTAAAAGGCAAAAACAGCCACCATCAGATTGAAAGCGTGTTCAAGGCGTTGGCTCGAGCCTTGCGTATGGCGTGCGAAATTGATGAGCGCGCTGGTGGCAGATTGCCATCTACCAAAGAGATGCTATAA
- the hisH gene encoding imidazole glycerol phosphate synthase subunit HisH — MTKVALLDYGVGNLFSVANALTVAGASVTITNDPKDIETADKVMLPGVGAMRDSMQHMQACGVDVAVKQALLTKPVMAICVGMQALFDYSTEGGRVPCLGVVAGSVERFDDAWVQNSQAIKIPHVGWNAVHTDSDHVLWQGCNDEYFYFTHSYYCKPDQTDARNDGLVVATADYGRVFCASIIKDNVFATQFHPEKSHRAGLKLLSNFINWQI, encoded by the coding sequence ATGACGAAAGTTGCGTTGCTAGATTATGGCGTGGGCAATTTGTTTTCGGTGGCGAATGCTTTGACAGTGGCAGGGGCGAGTGTCACCATTACCAACGACCCAAAAGACATCGAAACGGCAGACAAAGTCATGCTACCGGGCGTGGGGGCGATGCGTGATTCTATGCAGCACATGCAAGCGTGCGGTGTGGATGTGGCGGTCAAGCAAGCCCTATTAACCAAGCCTGTGATGGCGATTTGTGTGGGTATGCAGGCGTTGTTTGATTATTCTACCGAAGGCGGTCGTGTGCCGTGCTTGGGCGTGGTGGCAGGCAGTGTGGAGCGGTTTGATGATGCGTGGGTGCAAAACTCCCAAGCCATCAAAATCCCCCATGTCGGCTGGAATGCCGTACATACCGACAGTGACCATGTGCTGTGGCAGGGCTGTAATGATGAGTATTTTTATTTTACGCACAGTTATTATTGTAAGCCTGATCAGACGGACGCTCGCAATGATGGTTTGGTGGTGGCGACAGCGGATTATGGTCGGGTGTTTTGTGCCAGTATTATTAAGGATAATGTGTTTGCCACGCAGTTTCACCCAGAAAAAAGCCACCGAGCAGGTTTAAAATTGCTAAGCAATTTCATCAATTGGCAAATCTGA